Proteins encoded within one genomic window of Equus caballus isolate H_3958 breed thoroughbred chromosome 20, TB-T2T, whole genome shotgun sequence:
- the LOC138919688 gene encoding basic salivary proline-rich protein 4-like — MAVPAKRVQLQPSGPRGPPPHRDCPRRPPPPRAHTHTHTRTRVHSLTLTPGSAAASPLAPPVRPPSLPPAGPACAQRWNHVGRGGGGGGGRGSGRVSSTAQSERAAGLQGASQSPQRRRRRLLPLLLASFTLPAAAQPFTPGAGRAAPAAAPLLLPRALAGAPARAGALAGSRLRAATAAAHDQEAAVPTGRRWRQPGPPPPLQPRSRHPHAGAPRSHPSASPALPPRAKSRPDRRRRPLLVRSRKPPASAGRPPPGGSEARRPPAGKPSPPPDPLAPAALFGERREGAAGGGGCATPGRRRLPLRHLTGGGHGSPHSPPDRQPPPPPPLSPPAPPARARPLAQRAPTRPPAAPLPAVPAPRAGVAARAAGAGEGCMYTRTHTHTTQHDASISFAPLPAVFRAADWGLGSGNLR, encoded by the exons CCAAGTGGCCCCAGAGGGCCCCCTCCCCATCGCGACTGCCCTcgccgcccccctcccccgcgcgcacacacacacacacacacacgcacacgcgttcactcactcacactcacGCCGGGCTCCGCCGCCGCCTCACCTCTCGCTCCGCCTGTCCggcccccttccctgccccctgcgGGACCGGCCTGCGCGCAGCGCTGGAACCACGTAGGAAgaggcggcggtggcggcggcggccgcgggagTGGCAGAGTCTCCAGCACGGCCCAGAGTGAACGAGCAGCGGGGCTCCAGGGCGCATCCCAATCCCcgcagcgccgccgccgccgcctccttcccctcctcctggctTCATTCACCCTCCCAGCAGCCGCGCAGCCGTTCACTCCCGGCGCAGGCAGGGCAGCGCCTGCCGCGGCTCCTCTGCTCCTGCCGCGGGCGCTGGCGGGGGCGCCGGCCCGGGCTGGGGCGCTCGCGGGCTCCCGGCTCCGGGCGGCGACGGCGGCTGCACATGATCAGGAAGCGGCCGTACCAACAGGGCGGCGGTGGCGGCAGCCAGGGCCGCCACCGCCACTCCAGCCGCGCTCCCGGCACCCGCACGCCGGCGCCCCCCGCTCCCACCCCTCCGCGTCCCCAGCGCTCCCACCGCGCGCAAAGTCCCGGCCCGACCGCCGGCGCAGACCCCTCCTGGTCCGCAGCCGTAAGCCCCCGGCCTCCGCGGGGAGACCCCCGCCCGGGGGCTCCGAGGCCAGGCGGCCACCCGCGGGGAAGCCCAGCCCTCCTCCAGACCCACTCGCTCCCGCCGCCCtctttggggagaggagggagggggccgcGGGAGGAGGGGGCTGCGCGACCCCCGGCCGCCGCCGTCTCCCGCTACGCCACCTCACGGGAGGAGGACATGGCTCTCCGCACTCTCCGCCGGACcggcagccgccgccgccgccgccgctgtcCCCGCCCGCGCCCCCAGCCCGGGCGCGCCCCCTCGCCCAGCGGGCGCCCACCCGGCCCCCGGCAGCCCCCCTGCCGGCCGTCCCTGCGCCCAGAGCAGGGGTGGCGGCCCGGGCGGCTGGAGCGGGGGAAGGTTGtatgtacacacgcacacatacacacacaacacaacacGACGCGTCGATTTCCTTCGCTCCTCTTCCAGCTGTTTTTCGTGCCGCCGATTGGGGTTTGGG GTCCGGAAATCTGCGTTGA